Proteins encoded together in one Oncorhynchus mykiss isolate Arlee chromosome 7, USDA_OmykA_1.1, whole genome shotgun sequence window:
- the LOC110528155 gene encoding sodium-coupled neutral amino acid transporter 3 isoform X2, whose protein sequence is MSEDKAAESVEPAPAVPVSAPAPAEMNSIPNGKGHETGEETTEAAKTPPGDTTEQSEDPEANLAESQEFLSNMEDKKTTRFTDFEGKTSFGMSVFNLGNAIMGSGILGLSYAMANTGVVLFLVLLTVVAVLSSYSIHLLLKSSGIVGIRAYEQLGQRAFGTPGKMAAGIAITLQNIGAMSSYLYIVKYEFPLVIQAFLGVDKPSGEWYLNGNYLVIMVSISVILPLALMKQLGYLGYTSGFSLTCMVFFLISVIYKKFHTHCPFSDFTFNSTASVTSVTNDTGYNPACIPKMVNLNSQTAYTIPILAFAFVCHPEVLPIYTELKNPTKQRMQHVSNISIVVMYTMYFLAALFGYLTFYGEVESELLHTYSRLDPYDTLILCVRLAVLTAVTLTVPIVLFPVRRAIQQLFFPNKTFYWPRHIAIAVTLLTLINMLVIFAPNILGIFGIIGATSAPCLIFIFPAVFYIRIVPEEEEPMRSTPKILAACFAGIGFLFMIMSLSFILIDWTSGSSKASSGH, encoded by the exons ATGAGTGAAGATAAAGCAGCTGAAAGCGTGGAACCTGCTCCTGCAGTGCCAGTATCAGCTCCAGCACCAGCAGAGATGAACTCTATTCCCAATGGGAAAGGCCATGAGACTGGGGAGGAAACCACAGAAGCAGCCAAAACACCACCAGGAGACACCACAGAGCA AAGTGAGGATCCAGAGGCCAACCTCGCAGAGAGTCAGGAGTTCCTGTCTAACATGGAGGACAAAAAGACCACACGCTTCACAGAT TTTGAGGGGAAAACCTCTTTTGGAATGTCAGTGTTCAACTTGGGCAACGCCATCATGGGAAGTGGAATTCTGGGATTGTCGTATGCCATGGCCAACACAGGGGTCGTTCTATTCCT GGTGCTCCTGACAGTAGTGGCTGTCCTCTCATCTTACTCCATCCACTTGCTACTCAAGTCATCTGGCATTGTGG GTATCCGGGCGTATGAGCAGCTGGGCCAAAGGGCATTTGGAACGCCAGGCAAGATGGCTGCCGgcatcgccatcacactgcagaACATCGGAG CCATGTCCAGTTACCTGTACATCGTGAAGTATGAGTTCCCTCTGGTCATCCAGGCCTTCCTGGGGGTCGACAAGCCATCAGG TGAGTGGTACTTGAATGGGAACTACCTGGTCATCATGGTGTCCATCAGTGTCATCCTGCCTCTGGCTTTGATGAAGCAGCTAG GGTACCTGGGCTACACCAGTGGCTTCTCTCTCACCTGCATGGTCTTCTTCCTCATCTCG GTCATTTATAAGAAGTTCCACACCCACTGTCCCTTTTCGGACTTTACCTTTAACAGCACAGCCAGTGTGACTTCTGTTACCAATGACACTGGTTACAACCCAGCCTGCATTCCGAAAATGGTCAACCTCAACTCACAG ACGGCCTACACCATCCCAATCCTGGCATTTGCCTTTGTGTGCCACCCTGAGGTCCTGCCCATCTACACCGAGCTCAAAAA CCCCACCAAGCAAAGGATGCAGCATGTGTCCAACATCTCCATTGTAGTCATGTACACCATGTACTTCCTGGCTGCTCTGTTTGGATACCTGACCTTTTATG GTGAGGTGGAGTCAGAGCTGCTGCACACCTACAGCCGTCTGGACCCGTACGACACCCTGATCCTGTGTGTCCGTCTGGCCGTGCTCACTGCTGTCACACTCACCGTCCCCATAGTGCTCTTCCCT GTAAGGAGAGCCATCCAGCAGTTGTTTTTCCccaacaagacattctactgGCCCCGTCACATTGCCATCGCTGTCACCCTGCTCACTCTCATCAACATGCTGGTCATCTTCGCGCCTAACATCCTGGGCATCTTCGGCATCATTG GTGCCACATCTGCCCCCTGCCTCATCTTCATCTTCCCTGCTGTTTTCTACATCCGCATCGTACCCGAAGAGGAGGAGCCCATGCGCTCCACCCCCAAAATCCTG
- the LOC110528155 gene encoding sodium-coupled neutral amino acid transporter 3 isoform X4: protein MGKAMRLGRKPQKQPKHHQETPQSKVRIQRPTSQRVRSSCLTWRTKRPHASQILRGKPLLECQCSTWATPSWEVEFWDCRMPWPTQGSFYSCIRAYEQLGQRAFGTPGKMAAGIAITLQNIGAMSSYLYIVKYEFPLVIQAFLGVDKPSGEWYLNGNYLVIMVSISVILPLALMKQLGYLGYTSGFSLTCMVFFLISVIYKKFHTHCPFSDFTFNSTASVTSVTNDTGYNPACIPKMVNLNSQTAYTIPILAFAFVCHPEVLPIYTELKNPTKQRMQHVSNISIVVMYTMYFLAALFGYLTFYGEVESELLHTYSRLDPYDTLILCVRLAVLTAVTLTVPIVLFPVRRAIQQLFFPNKTFYWPRHIAIAVTLLTLINMLVIFAPNILGIFGIIGATSAPCLIFIFPAVFYIRIVPEEEEPMRSTPKILAACFAGIGFLFMIMSLSFILIDWTSGSSKASSGH, encoded by the exons ATGGGAAAGGCCATGAGACTGGGGAGGAAACCACAGAAGCAGCCAAAACACCACCAGGAGACACCACAGAGCA AAGTGAGGATCCAGAGGCCAACCTCGCAGAGAGTCAGGAGTTCCTGTCTAACATGGAGGACAAAAAGACCACACGCTTCACAGAT TTTGAGGGGAAAACCTCTTTTGGAATGTCAGTGTTCAACTTGGGCAACGCCATCATGGGAAGTGGAATTCTGGGATTGTCGTATGCCATGGCCAACACAGGGGTCGTTCTATTCCT GTATCCGGGCGTATGAGCAGCTGGGCCAAAGGGCATTTGGAACGCCAGGCAAGATGGCTGCCGgcatcgccatcacactgcagaACATCGGAG CCATGTCCAGTTACCTGTACATCGTGAAGTATGAGTTCCCTCTGGTCATCCAGGCCTTCCTGGGGGTCGACAAGCCATCAGG TGAGTGGTACTTGAATGGGAACTACCTGGTCATCATGGTGTCCATCAGTGTCATCCTGCCTCTGGCTTTGATGAAGCAGCTAG GGTACCTGGGCTACACCAGTGGCTTCTCTCTCACCTGCATGGTCTTCTTCCTCATCTCG GTCATTTATAAGAAGTTCCACACCCACTGTCCCTTTTCGGACTTTACCTTTAACAGCACAGCCAGTGTGACTTCTGTTACCAATGACACTGGTTACAACCCAGCCTGCATTCCGAAAATGGTCAACCTCAACTCACAG ACGGCCTACACCATCCCAATCCTGGCATTTGCCTTTGTGTGCCACCCTGAGGTCCTGCCCATCTACACCGAGCTCAAAAA CCCCACCAAGCAAAGGATGCAGCATGTGTCCAACATCTCCATTGTAGTCATGTACACCATGTACTTCCTGGCTGCTCTGTTTGGATACCTGACCTTTTATG GTGAGGTGGAGTCAGAGCTGCTGCACACCTACAGCCGTCTGGACCCGTACGACACCCTGATCCTGTGTGTCCGTCTGGCCGTGCTCACTGCTGTCACACTCACCGTCCCCATAGTGCTCTTCCCT GTAAGGAGAGCCATCCAGCAGTTGTTTTTCCccaacaagacattctactgGCCCCGTCACATTGCCATCGCTGTCACCCTGCTCACTCTCATCAACATGCTGGTCATCTTCGCGCCTAACATCCTGGGCATCTTCGGCATCATTG GTGCCACATCTGCCCCCTGCCTCATCTTCATCTTCCCTGCTGTTTTCTACATCCGCATCGTACCCGAAGAGGAGGAGCCCATGCGCTCCACCCCCAAAATCCTG
- the LOC110528155 gene encoding sodium-coupled neutral amino acid transporter 3 isoform X1 yields MSEDKAAESVEPAPAVPVSAPAPAEMNSIPNGKGHETGEETTEAAKTPPGDTTEQEIVPNSAQNVRSEDPEANLAESQEFLSNMEDKKTTRFTDFEGKTSFGMSVFNLGNAIMGSGILGLSYAMANTGVVLFLVLLTVVAVLSSYSIHLLLKSSGIVGIRAYEQLGQRAFGTPGKMAAGIAITLQNIGAMSSYLYIVKYEFPLVIQAFLGVDKPSGEWYLNGNYLVIMVSISVILPLALMKQLGYLGYTSGFSLTCMVFFLISVIYKKFHTHCPFSDFTFNSTASVTSVTNDTGYNPACIPKMVNLNSQTAYTIPILAFAFVCHPEVLPIYTELKNPTKQRMQHVSNISIVVMYTMYFLAALFGYLTFYGEVESELLHTYSRLDPYDTLILCVRLAVLTAVTLTVPIVLFPVRRAIQQLFFPNKTFYWPRHIAIAVTLLTLINMLVIFAPNILGIFGIIGATSAPCLIFIFPAVFYIRIVPEEEEPMRSTPKILAACFAGIGFLFMIMSLSFILIDWTSGSSKASSGH; encoded by the exons ATGAGTGAAGATAAAGCAGCTGAAAGCGTGGAACCTGCTCCTGCAGTGCCAGTATCAGCTCCAGCACCAGCAGAGATGAACTCTATTCCCAATGGGAAAGGCCATGAGACTGGGGAGGAAACCACAGAAGCAGCCAAAACACCACCAGGAGACACCACAGAGCA GGAAATTGTTCCCAATAGTGCCCAAAATGTCAG AAGTGAGGATCCAGAGGCCAACCTCGCAGAGAGTCAGGAGTTCCTGTCTAACATGGAGGACAAAAAGACCACACGCTTCACAGAT TTTGAGGGGAAAACCTCTTTTGGAATGTCAGTGTTCAACTTGGGCAACGCCATCATGGGAAGTGGAATTCTGGGATTGTCGTATGCCATGGCCAACACAGGGGTCGTTCTATTCCT GGTGCTCCTGACAGTAGTGGCTGTCCTCTCATCTTACTCCATCCACTTGCTACTCAAGTCATCTGGCATTGTGG GTATCCGGGCGTATGAGCAGCTGGGCCAAAGGGCATTTGGAACGCCAGGCAAGATGGCTGCCGgcatcgccatcacactgcagaACATCGGAG CCATGTCCAGTTACCTGTACATCGTGAAGTATGAGTTCCCTCTGGTCATCCAGGCCTTCCTGGGGGTCGACAAGCCATCAGG TGAGTGGTACTTGAATGGGAACTACCTGGTCATCATGGTGTCCATCAGTGTCATCCTGCCTCTGGCTTTGATGAAGCAGCTAG GGTACCTGGGCTACACCAGTGGCTTCTCTCTCACCTGCATGGTCTTCTTCCTCATCTCG GTCATTTATAAGAAGTTCCACACCCACTGTCCCTTTTCGGACTTTACCTTTAACAGCACAGCCAGTGTGACTTCTGTTACCAATGACACTGGTTACAACCCAGCCTGCATTCCGAAAATGGTCAACCTCAACTCACAG ACGGCCTACACCATCCCAATCCTGGCATTTGCCTTTGTGTGCCACCCTGAGGTCCTGCCCATCTACACCGAGCTCAAAAA CCCCACCAAGCAAAGGATGCAGCATGTGTCCAACATCTCCATTGTAGTCATGTACACCATGTACTTCCTGGCTGCTCTGTTTGGATACCTGACCTTTTATG GTGAGGTGGAGTCAGAGCTGCTGCACACCTACAGCCGTCTGGACCCGTACGACACCCTGATCCTGTGTGTCCGTCTGGCCGTGCTCACTGCTGTCACACTCACCGTCCCCATAGTGCTCTTCCCT GTAAGGAGAGCCATCCAGCAGTTGTTTTTCCccaacaagacattctactgGCCCCGTCACATTGCCATCGCTGTCACCCTGCTCACTCTCATCAACATGCTGGTCATCTTCGCGCCTAACATCCTGGGCATCTTCGGCATCATTG GTGCCACATCTGCCCCCTGCCTCATCTTCATCTTCCCTGCTGTTTTCTACATCCGCATCGTACCCGAAGAGGAGGAGCCCATGCGCTCCACCCCCAAAATCCTG
- the LOC110528155 gene encoding sodium-coupled neutral amino acid transporter 3 isoform X3 has protein sequence MGKAMRLGRKPQKQPKHHQETPQSRKLFPIVPKMSEVRIQRPTSQRVRSSCLTWRTKRPHASQILRGKPLLECQCSTWATPSWEVEFWDCRMPWPTQGSFYSCIRAYEQLGQRAFGTPGKMAAGIAITLQNIGAMSSYLYIVKYEFPLVIQAFLGVDKPSGEWYLNGNYLVIMVSISVILPLALMKQLGYLGYTSGFSLTCMVFFLISVIYKKFHTHCPFSDFTFNSTASVTSVTNDTGYNPACIPKMVNLNSQTAYTIPILAFAFVCHPEVLPIYTELKNPTKQRMQHVSNISIVVMYTMYFLAALFGYLTFYGEVESELLHTYSRLDPYDTLILCVRLAVLTAVTLTVPIVLFPVRRAIQQLFFPNKTFYWPRHIAIAVTLLTLINMLVIFAPNILGIFGIIGATSAPCLIFIFPAVFYIRIVPEEEEPMRSTPKILAACFAGIGFLFMIMSLSFILIDWTSGSSKASSGH, from the exons ATGGGAAAGGCCATGAGACTGGGGAGGAAACCACAGAAGCAGCCAAAACACCACCAGGAGACACCACAGAGCA GGAAATTGTTCCCAATAGTGCCCAAAATGTCAG AAGTGAGGATCCAGAGGCCAACCTCGCAGAGAGTCAGGAGTTCCTGTCTAACATGGAGGACAAAAAGACCACACGCTTCACAGAT TTTGAGGGGAAAACCTCTTTTGGAATGTCAGTGTTCAACTTGGGCAACGCCATCATGGGAAGTGGAATTCTGGGATTGTCGTATGCCATGGCCAACACAGGGGTCGTTCTATTCCT GTATCCGGGCGTATGAGCAGCTGGGCCAAAGGGCATTTGGAACGCCAGGCAAGATGGCTGCCGgcatcgccatcacactgcagaACATCGGAG CCATGTCCAGTTACCTGTACATCGTGAAGTATGAGTTCCCTCTGGTCATCCAGGCCTTCCTGGGGGTCGACAAGCCATCAGG TGAGTGGTACTTGAATGGGAACTACCTGGTCATCATGGTGTCCATCAGTGTCATCCTGCCTCTGGCTTTGATGAAGCAGCTAG GGTACCTGGGCTACACCAGTGGCTTCTCTCTCACCTGCATGGTCTTCTTCCTCATCTCG GTCATTTATAAGAAGTTCCACACCCACTGTCCCTTTTCGGACTTTACCTTTAACAGCACAGCCAGTGTGACTTCTGTTACCAATGACACTGGTTACAACCCAGCCTGCATTCCGAAAATGGTCAACCTCAACTCACAG ACGGCCTACACCATCCCAATCCTGGCATTTGCCTTTGTGTGCCACCCTGAGGTCCTGCCCATCTACACCGAGCTCAAAAA CCCCACCAAGCAAAGGATGCAGCATGTGTCCAACATCTCCATTGTAGTCATGTACACCATGTACTTCCTGGCTGCTCTGTTTGGATACCTGACCTTTTATG GTGAGGTGGAGTCAGAGCTGCTGCACACCTACAGCCGTCTGGACCCGTACGACACCCTGATCCTGTGTGTCCGTCTGGCCGTGCTCACTGCTGTCACACTCACCGTCCCCATAGTGCTCTTCCCT GTAAGGAGAGCCATCCAGCAGTTGTTTTTCCccaacaagacattctactgGCCCCGTCACATTGCCATCGCTGTCACCCTGCTCACTCTCATCAACATGCTGGTCATCTTCGCGCCTAACATCCTGGGCATCTTCGGCATCATTG GTGCCACATCTGCCCCCTGCCTCATCTTCATCTTCCCTGCTGTTTTCTACATCCGCATCGTACCCGAAGAGGAGGAGCCCATGCGCTCCACCCCCAAAATCCTG